Proteins encoded in a region of the Pyxidicoccus trucidator genome:
- a CDS encoding serine/threonine protein kinase: protein MHPRDRAPPPEPAPGDDVGGYVLEALLGQGGFGTVYLAERGGQHYALKLLPLAGLGDWGERELLMLARVKHPNVVRLLGYWHWPDKAPRFLVVIMEYVEGRRLDVWAELENPSAHAVLLRVLGVARALRALHEGRALHRDVKEANVLVRETDGEAVLVDLGVGSHEDTSRITGGSLPPGTRAYLSPEAWRFHREHQGSPDAHYRSAPADDVYALGVVLYWLLTGRKPFHVGEDDDEAAVDSRPLVAPHARDGRVPEELSALCLRLLEVRPEHRPDSETLVAEVEDLLTRDTPDWHVPLCDVHDAHNVTTRPGPDADEEVGWFNEVREELRPRRGKRWPRPGAALSPASDASPAPAVPSPAPAVSPASPAEEATSTAPFSGTETATQLPAGVVAPEPRVPGPGHFPRAVALVGLLAVLGAVLMAAYLSGARSLSFTGGGVGLGTGGKVAPSEQPPESTGAAVASGEAPTPAAVTHPAMTPKEPAPVKTQNPAGTTQQPTPPTRGRSSAGKTFKVATAACTLLGCPGAQVRERPPSEPCPPGAIETMKQLDIAVGDKLDWSFGGSGNRYLTVREGWTSVFLVGRDFGDIPNGSLASGRLVFGDRVYGRITQVKLRDTDRTVPVCLEMLDIGSQRGLEFEPGGNPTEARVFSVGRIRAVNRFE, encoded by the coding sequence ATGCACCCACGCGACAGAGCCCCGCCGCCCGAGCCCGCACCCGGCGACGACGTAGGCGGGTATGTCCTGGAGGCGCTGCTCGGACAGGGCGGCTTCGGAACCGTGTACCTCGCCGAGCGGGGCGGGCAGCACTACGCGTTGAAGCTGCTTCCCCTGGCGGGCCTGGGAGACTGGGGCGAGCGGGAGCTGCTCATGCTGGCGCGGGTGAAGCACCCCAACGTCGTGCGCCTGCTGGGGTACTGGCATTGGCCGGACAAGGCGCCCCGCTTCCTCGTCGTCATCATGGAGTACGTCGAGGGACGCCGGCTGGACGTCTGGGCGGAGCTGGAGAACCCGTCCGCGCATGCGGTGCTGCTCCGGGTGCTCGGCGTGGCGCGAGCGCTGCGGGCCCTCCATGAAGGCCGGGCGCTCCACCGCGACGTGAAGGAAGCCAACGTCCTCGTGCGCGAGACGGACGGTGAGGCCGTGCTCGTGGACCTGGGCGTGGGCAGCCACGAGGACACGTCCCGAATCACGGGTGGCTCGCTGCCTCCGGGTACGCGTGCGTACCTGAGCCCGGAGGCGTGGCGCTTCCACCGGGAGCACCAGGGGAGTCCCGACGCGCACTACCGCTCCGCGCCCGCGGATGACGTCTACGCCCTGGGGGTGGTGCTCTACTGGCTGCTGACGGGCAGGAAGCCCTTTCACGTGGGCGAGGATGACGATGAGGCGGCGGTCGACTCCCGGCCTCTCGTGGCACCCCATGCCCGCGATGGCCGCGTGCCCGAGGAGTTGAGCGCGCTGTGCCTGCGACTCCTGGAGGTACGGCCGGAGCACCGGCCGGACTCGGAGACGCTGGTCGCAGAGGTGGAGGACTTGCTGACACGGGACACGCCGGACTGGCATGTGCCCCTGTGCGACGTCCATGACGCGCACAACGTCACCACGCGCCCTGGGCCGGACGCGGACGAGGAGGTGGGCTGGTTCAATGAAGTCAGGGAGGAGCTTCGGCCGCGACGAGGGAAGCGCTGGCCTCGACCCGGCGCGGCCCTGTCGCCTGCTTCTGATGCTTCTCCGGCGCCGGCTGTTCCGTCACCAGCTCCAGCTGTGTCTCCCGCGTCACCTGCCGAAGAAGCAACGTCCACAGCTCCCTTCTCCGGCACGGAGACGGCGACGCAGCTCCCGGCGGGCGTCGTGGCCCCAGAGCCGCGTGTGCCCGGACCGGGCCACTTCCCGCGGGCCGTGGCGTTGGTGGGTCTGCTCGCGGTGCTGGGTGCGGTCCTGATGGCCGCGTACCTCAGCGGAGCGCGATCCTTGTCTTTCACCGGAGGAGGAGTCGGTCTGGGTACAGGCGGGAAAGTGGCGCCGTCAGAGCAGCCGCCGGAGAGTACCGGAGCCGCAGTCGCATCCGGAGAAGCCCCCACCCCTGCGGCCGTCACCCACCCGGCGATGACTCCGAAGGAACCGGCCCCCGTGAAGACGCAGAACCCCGCTGGGACGACCCAGCAACCCACGCCGCCAACCCGAGGACGGAGCAGCGCGGGCAAGACGTTCAAGGTGGCGACGGCAGCGTGCACGTTGCTCGGCTGCCCGGGAGCCCAGGTACGCGAGAGGCCTCCCTCCGAGCCCTGTCCGCCCGGCGCCATCGAGACCATGAAGCAGCTCGATATCGCCGTGGGGGACAAATTGGACTGGAGCTTCGGAGGCTCGGGGAACCGCTACCTCACAGTGCGCGAGGGCTGGACCTCGGTCTTCCTCGTTGGACGTGACTTTGGAGACATCCCGAATGGCTCCCTGGCCTCCGGTCGGCTCGTCTTCGGAGACCGCGTCTACGGCAGGATTACCCAGGTAAAGCTCAGGGACACGGACCGCACCGTCCCCGTCTGCCTGGAGATGCTGGATATCGGCAGCCAACGGGGGCTCGAGTTCGAGCCCGGCGGCAACCCGACCGAAGCCAGGGTCTTCTCCGTTGGCCGCATCAGGGCGGTGAACCGCTTCGAGTAG
- a CDS encoding helix-turn-helix transcriptional regulator, which translates to MIGKAARAAREHLGLTQVEVARLMDLSPIVYNRLERGRMLPSVSTLFRLCETLKVSPEVLLGFSRPTAKGKGGDKSFADDPPSLHHLTVLARKMDEPQRQALIHMAKVLLR; encoded by the coding sequence GTGATTGGAAAGGCCGCCCGTGCCGCCCGGGAACACCTGGGCCTCACCCAGGTCGAGGTGGCCAGGCTGATGGACCTCTCTCCCATCGTCTACAACCGGCTGGAGCGCGGGAGGATGCTCCCCAGCGTCTCCACGCTGTTCCGGCTCTGCGAGACGCTCAAGGTCTCTCCGGAGGTCTTGCTCGGGTTCAGCCGCCCCACGGCGAAGGGGAAGGGCGGGGACAAGTCCTTCGCGGACGACCCGCCGTCGCTGCACCACCTGACGGTCCTCGCGCGGAAGATGGATGAGCCCCAGCGTCAGGCGCTCATCCACATGGCGAAGGTCCTCCTGCGCTGA
- a CDS encoding serine/threonine-protein kinase — MTHEKDRPTAPDPESVASAEHSGSGDSTATWPHRVRRKSALARGLEQLGRELTRTGFSAGPVEFRLVRPLEERDNGEQVLLFERRLRHGLPGLVVVKRLQTPASFRRRERLKEQVTLAFRLRHPAIAQVHHFRVIDGAPHAILEYVEGPSLDALITVAAMRERPLPPALAVYAAAEVADALHHAHTLTDPDDGGRPLGVIHRDVSPRNIRVERGTGQVKLTDFGAAFSKRVGREETPERLLKGDLMYASPEYLRGARVDARSDIFSLGMVLLEALTNRHLLGSWLLDEDPPREVAVTDMTADEEPDLPLGQVLALMKRLSHVDVERATARLPEGLRDILRRALQKEPSGRYATAEELCRELRAWLQALLPGYGRREAAEDMAHVIADASAMRELGEPLEGGLYPAGLDEHELMPDVEERSE; from the coding sequence GCCCGACCGCACCGGACCCGGAGTCCGTGGCCTCCGCTGAGCACTCGGGTTCGGGTGACAGCACGGCCACGTGGCCCCACCGAGTGCGCAGGAAGAGCGCGCTCGCCCGGGGGCTGGAACAATTGGGCCGCGAGCTGACGCGAACGGGCTTCTCGGCGGGCCCCGTGGAGTTCCGGCTCGTGCGTCCGCTGGAGGAGCGCGACAACGGTGAGCAGGTACTCCTCTTCGAGCGGCGGCTTCGCCATGGCCTCCCGGGTCTCGTCGTCGTCAAGCGACTCCAGACCCCCGCGTCCTTCCGGAGGCGGGAGCGCCTGAAGGAGCAGGTGACGCTGGCCTTCCGGCTGCGTCATCCCGCCATCGCCCAGGTCCACCACTTCCGCGTCATCGACGGGGCGCCTCACGCCATCCTGGAGTACGTGGAGGGGCCCTCGCTCGATGCGCTCATCACGGTGGCGGCGATGCGGGAAAGGCCCCTGCCCCCTGCCCTCGCCGTGTACGCCGCCGCCGAGGTCGCGGACGCGCTCCACCATGCCCACACGCTCACGGACCCGGATGACGGCGGCAGGCCCCTGGGAGTCATCCACCGCGACGTGAGCCCCCGGAACATCCGGGTGGAGCGCGGGACGGGGCAGGTGAAGCTGACGGACTTCGGAGCGGCGTTCTCGAAGCGGGTGGGCCGGGAGGAGACGCCAGAGCGTCTCTTGAAGGGGGACCTCATGTACGCCTCGCCCGAGTATCTGCGCGGTGCCCGCGTGGATGCCCGCTCGGACATCTTCTCCCTCGGAATGGTGCTGCTGGAGGCCCTGACGAACCGGCACCTCCTCGGCTCCTGGCTGCTCGATGAAGACCCGCCAAGAGAAGTGGCCGTGACGGACATGACGGCGGACGAGGAGCCCGACCTTCCCCTCGGCCAGGTGCTCGCCCTCATGAAGCGTCTGAGCCATGTGGACGTGGAACGCGCGACGGCGAGGCTCCCGGAAGGACTCAGGGACATCCTTCGCCGCGCGCTCCAGAAGGAGCCCTCCGGGCGGTACGCCACGGCGGAGGAGCTGTGCCGCGAGCTGCGAGCCTGGCTCCAGGCACTCCTGCCCGGGTACGGACGCCGGGAGGCCGCCGAGGACATGGCCCACGTCATCGCCGACGCAAGCGCCATGCGGGAGCTCGGAGAGCCCCTCGAAGGAGGCCTCTACCCGGCCGGGCTGGACGAGCACGAGCTGATGCCGGACGTGGAGGAGCGCTCGGAGTAG